A window of the bacterium genome harbors these coding sequences:
- a CDS encoding peptidase S10 has product MKWFTRHGAVVWILVAQVALAPILTGEPAGGTAPAAAPAALVTATAGPHLSVTAHSITIGGTALRYTATAGDEQITNDAGNIQADMFFVAYVRQNVPDRGKRPIMFVFNGGPGAASVVLHLDAVGPKRVRLADSGAPLPPPPHWVENPSTWLGFTDLVFIDAVGTGFSSAAPDVPASTFYQVAGDARSFAEFIRLYLAANHREASPKFIAGESYGGTRAVILARLLGSDFGVTLNGIILISPVIDFETLNTQFRDPGRSTALAYALDVPTYTATAWYHKKLSTALQANLQGVMREVEQWTITEYLPALIQGDALAEEAQGRITRTLSRYTGVSEDVIRANHLRLLPSVFRRELLQDQHLQVSALDGRIAFDPRAGSQFTTDAIVSPLGPVFNDYAKRELDYHTDLTYEALSSRVGREWNWGPGGATGFLNVTDDLRQALQRNGALKVLIARGVYDLTVPYYGTDYALNQLQLGAALRGNITRTYYGSGHMVYTSQSEMEKLATDVSAFVADAMAAGHARP; this is encoded by the coding sequence ATGAAATGGTTTACTCGGCATGGCGCGGTCGTCTGGATCCTGGTGGCCCAGGTCGCCCTGGCACCGATTCTGACGGGAGAGCCCGCCGGCGGCACCGCGCCTGCCGCGGCCCCAGCGGCGCTCGTCACGGCGACGGCTGGGCCCCACCTCTCGGTCACGGCGCATTCCATCACCATCGGGGGAACGGCGCTCCGATACACGGCGACCGCCGGCGACGAGCAGATCACGAACGACGCCGGCAACATCCAGGCCGACATGTTCTTCGTCGCCTATGTCAGGCAGAACGTGCCTGACCGGGGCAAGCGTCCGATCATGTTCGTGTTCAACGGAGGCCCGGGCGCGGCATCCGTCGTGCTCCACCTCGACGCGGTTGGGCCAAAGCGGGTGCGGTTGGCCGACAGCGGCGCACCGCTGCCGCCTCCGCCTCATTGGGTGGAGAACCCGTCGACGTGGCTCGGCTTCACCGATCTCGTGTTCATCGACGCCGTGGGAACGGGGTTCAGCAGCGCGGCGCCCGACGTACCGGCCAGCACGTTCTACCAAGTGGCCGGCGATGCCCGGTCGTTCGCGGAGTTCATCCGCCTCTACCTCGCGGCCAACCACCGAGAAGCCTCGCCCAAGTTCATCGCCGGCGAAAGCTACGGGGGAACCCGGGCCGTCATCCTGGCCCGCCTGCTTGGGAGCGACTTCGGCGTCACGCTCAACGGGATCATTCTCATCTCCCCGGTGATCGACTTCGAAACCCTCAACACGCAGTTCCGCGACCCGGGCCGCAGCACGGCGCTCGCGTACGCGTTGGATGTCCCCACCTACACGGCGACGGCCTGGTATCACAAGAAGCTCAGTACGGCCCTTCAGGCCAACCTCCAGGGGGTGATGCGCGAGGTCGAGCAGTGGACGATCACCGAGTATCTGCCCGCGCTGATCCAGGGCGACGCCTTGGCCGAGGAGGCCCAGGGGCGAATCACCAGAACGCTGTCCCGGTACACGGGGGTGTCAGAAGACGTCATCCGGGCGAACCACCTGCGGTTGTTGCCAAGCGTGTTCAGGCGGGAACTGCTGCAGGACCAGCACCTCCAGGTCAGTGCGTTGGACGGTCGGATCGCCTTCGATCCGCGCGCCGGGTCTCAATTCACGACCGACGCGATCGTGTCGCCCCTCGGCCCCGTGTTCAACGACTATGCGAAACGCGAACTCGACTATCACACCGACCTGACGTACGAGGCGCTCTCGAGCCGGGTCGGCCGAGAGTGGAATTGGGGCCCGGGCGGGGCCACGGGCTTCCTCAACGTGACCGACGACCTGCGCCAGGCGTTGCAACGAAACGGCGCCCTGAAGGTTCTGATCGCGCGCGGCGTCTACGATCTCACCGTCCCGTACTACGGGACCGACTACGCGTTAAACCAACTCCAACTCGGGGCGGCCCTGCGCGGCAACATCACCCGCACCTACTATGGAAGCGGTCACATGGTCTACACGTCCCAATCCGAGATGGAAAAGCTTGCGACCGACGTCTCCGCGTTTGTGGCGGACGCCATGGCCGCGGGGCACGCGCGGCCATAG
- the nth gene encoding endonuclease III has translation MPRLSPGRAPADTTRARAPAARRRDVARVDRALEARYGRIRRRDRRDALGTLIATIISQHTSDTNTRRAFARLRAQFPTWTAVCTAPLRAVIDAIRPAGLSARKAPRIQAVLRRLAEERGTLSLAFLRRWPAARAKAWLLSLDGVGPKTAAIVLVFGLGKPSFAVDTHVYRIGTRIGLIPARLSAEQAHDWMDALVRPARRGPFHLLLIRHGREVCTARAPRCELCPVRRWCAYYATRHRARIARGERT, from the coding sequence GTGCCGCGATTGAGCCCGGGGCGCGCGCCCGCGGACACAACGCGCGCACGCGCCCCCGCCGCACGGCGACGCGACGTCGCGCGGGTCGATCGGGCGCTCGAGGCCCGCTACGGCCGGATTCGCCGGCGGGACCGGCGCGATGCGCTCGGCACGCTGATCGCCACGATCATCTCGCAACACACGAGCGACACGAACACGCGTCGCGCGTTCGCCCGCCTGCGCGCGCAGTTCCCGACGTGGACGGCCGTGTGCACCGCTCCGCTGCGGGCCGTGATCGATGCGATCCGCCCGGCGGGCCTGAGCGCCCGCAAGGCGCCGAGGATCCAGGCGGTGCTCCGGCGCCTCGCGGAGGAACGGGGCACGCTGTCCCTGGCGTTCCTGCGCCGCTGGCCCGCCGCGCGGGCCAAGGCGTGGCTGCTAAGTCTCGACGGCGTTGGGCCCAAGACGGCGGCGATCGTCCTGGTCTTCGGGCTGGGGAAACCGTCGTTCGCCGTCGACACGCACGTCTACCGCATCGGGACGCGCATCGGCCTAATCCCCGCCAGATTGTCCGCGGAACAGGCGCACGACTGGATGGACGCGCTGGTCCGGCCCGCGCGCCGCGGCCCGTTCCACCTCCTCCTGATCCGCCATGGACGCGAGGTCTGCACGGCACGGGCGCCGCGCTGCGAACTCTGCCCGGTACGGAGGTGGTGCGCCTACTACGCCACGCGGCACCGCGCCAGGATCGCACGCGGAGAACGGACGTGA